The following are from one region of the Anaeropeptidivorans aminofermentans genome:
- a CDS encoding ABC transporter ATP-binding protein codes for MEEFIEFKDVYKIYKMGDTEVNAADGISFEIKKGEFVIIVGPSGAGKSTVLNILGGMDTSDKGEIKVDGKRVDQFSRKELILYRRNDIGFVFQFYNLMQNLTALENVELASQISERAMEAEEVLKKVGLYERKDNFPSQLSGGEQQRVSIARALAKRPKLLLCDEPTGALDYITGKEILKLLQDTCRKENMTVIVITHNTAITPMADRIIKIKNGKVSESYLNDKILPVTEIEW; via the coding sequence ATGGAAGAGTTTATAGAGTTTAAAGACGTATATAAAATATATAAAATGGGTGACACGGAAGTAAACGCCGCCGACGGAATCAGCTTTGAAATTAAAAAAGGGGAATTTGTCATCATTGTAGGTCCTTCGGGAGCTGGAAAGTCCACGGTTTTAAATATTCTCGGCGGAATGGATACAAGCGATAAAGGAGAAATAAAAGTAGATGGGAAAAGGGTAGATCAATTTAGCAGAAAAGAGCTTATTTTATACAGGCGAAACGATATCGGCTTTGTATTTCAGTTTTATAATTTGATGCAGAATTTGACAGCCCTTGAAAACGTAGAGCTTGCAAGCCAGATTAGCGAAAGAGCCATGGAAGCGGAAGAAGTCCTTAAAAAGGTCGGTTTATACGAAAGAAAGGATAACTTTCCTTCACAGCTTTCGGGAGGAGAGCAGCAGAGAGTAAGCATTGCAAGAGCCCTTGCCAAAAGGCCCAAGCTTCTTTTATGCGATGAGCCTACAGGGGCCCTTGATTATATTACGGGAAAAGAAATATTAAAGCTTTTGCAGGATACCTGCCGAAAGGAAAACATGACTGTTATTGTTATTACCCATAATACGGCCATTACTCCCATGGCAGACAGAATCATAAAAATAAAAAACGGCAAGGTGTCGGAATCTTATCTGAACGATAAAATACTGCCGGTTACGGAGATTGAGTGGTAA
- a CDS encoding ArsR/SmtB family transcription factor, producing MSQDLTKLRELFSKCSKVIAAVGDETRQSIVIALMEGGAAGMRVGALTEKTNLSRPAVSHHLKVLREAGIVYMYKKGTMNFYYLNSDKVTISNMLLLCQSILEAIEGSNVG from the coding sequence ATGTCACAAGATTTGACAAAACTTAGGGAGTTATTTTCTAAGTGTTCAAAAGTAATAGCAGCTGTGGGAGATGAAACGCGGCAATCTATTGTTATAGCGCTCATGGAAGGAGGGGCGGCTGGAATGCGTGTAGGAGCCCTTACTGAAAAAACCAATCTTTCCCGCCCTGCTGTTTCTCATCATCTTAAAGTACTGCGTGAAGCAGGGATTGTTTACATGTATAAAAAAGGTACAATGAACTTTTATTATTTGAATTCGGATAAGGTTACGATATCCAATATGCTTCTTTTATGTCAGAGCATTCTTGAGGCTATCGAGGGCAGTAATGTTGGATAA
- a CDS encoding amidohydrolase, producing MLLLKNCLLSNMADIWEEETAILIENGKIKEIGKNLNAPDAEVIDAKGRIVTPGLIDSHCHTGTEDTGTDAAGDVNETTNPALAGLRIIDALHFYDKSFETALRTGVTTVVTGPGSANIIGGTFAAIKTYYGDLNQRVINPEICMKMALGENPKLNYGKRSKAPSTRMMNAAIMREQLFLAKQYREKWLEYNEKIEKGENPPEFKFDIHKHSLMRVFDGMLVKIHCHQSDDIITAMRIASEFNLRYTLDHCTEGYLITDELKQYNPMCILGPVFGGKSKLELRSKSFKGAGILEENGIFFSIATDHPVIPHDTLLIQAALMVKNGLSRKAALKALTVNAAISTDIADRVGTIEPGKDADIVIWQEDPILSVGDPEMVIIDGEIRYQRGEQ from the coding sequence ATGCTATTGCTTAAAAACTGCCTCCTTTCCAATATGGCGGACATATGGGAAGAAGAGACCGCCATTCTCATTGAGAATGGCAAAATCAAAGAAATAGGCAAAAACTTAAATGCTCCCGATGCAGAAGTAATAGATGCTAAAGGACGCATAGTTACACCGGGGCTTATCGACAGTCACTGTCATACAGGAACCGAGGATACGGGAACAGATGCCGCAGGCGATGTAAACGAAACAACGAACCCTGCCCTTGCCGGCCTTCGTATCATAGATGCACTTCATTTTTACGACAAATCTTTTGAAACAGCCCTTAGAACAGGGGTTACAACCGTTGTTACAGGCCCGGGAAGCGCCAATATCATAGGCGGAACCTTTGCCGCAATAAAAACCTATTACGGAGATCTCAACCAAAGGGTAATTAATCCTGAAATATGCATGAAAATGGCATTGGGAGAAAACCCAAAATTAAACTACGGAAAGCGCTCAAAGGCCCCGTCTACAAGAATGATGAATGCAGCCATTATGAGAGAACAGCTTTTTCTTGCAAAGCAGTACAGAGAAAAATGGCTTGAATATAACGAAAAAATAGAAAAGGGAGAAAATCCCCCTGAATTTAAGTTTGATATACATAAGCATTCCTTAATGCGTGTTTTTGACGGTATGCTTGTTAAAATACACTGCCATCAATCAGACGATATTATTACGGCCATGAGAATCGCATCGGAATTTAATTTAAGATATACCCTTGACCACTGCACAGAGGGCTATCTGATTACAGATGAGCTTAAACAGTATAATCCCATGTGCATCTTAGGCCCTGTTTTCGGCGGTAAAAGCAAGCTTGAGCTTAGAAGTAAATCCTTTAAAGGGGCCGGCATATTAGAAGAAAACGGTATTTTCTTCTCCATAGCAACAGACCACCCTGTAATCCCCCACGATACTCTTTTAATTCAGGCGGCTCTTATGGTTAAAAACGGCCTTTCAAGAAAAGCGGCTCTGAAAGCCCTTACTGTAAACGCAGCTATCAGTACGGACATTGCCGACAGAGTAGGAACCATAGAACCGGGCAAAGACGCAGACATCGTAATATGGCAGGAAGACCCTATTTTATCCGTAGGAGATCCTGAAATGGTTATCATAGACGGTGAGATACGCTATCAAAGGGGGGAACAATAA
- a CDS encoding amidohydrolase family protein: MKLIKNCRLIDMAGTYMEKRDMLIEDGKIKDIQPEISKEGISPENIYDAENNVAVPGFIDIHCQAGVTSQIYRFEGDDANEVSGPMLPHLRAIDAIDIHDEGFNMALLGGVTTVIASPGTKNVLGGTCTAFKTSGKSFKERTLIEEIAFFADLTSAPRNVYGKKDIAPKTRMASASILREALFNAKEYHRAKNTGSLSNFDMKMESLQRVFDGMLLKIHAEHSTDIITAARLLEEFNLNGIIVGASDILEALPHLNKENTKLAIGPVLVSIDGYESRNKSPETGARLQDENINFAVITAHPSYNIEYTNVQLGYMKKRGMKNPLEASTIIPAKMLGIDNRVGSLEIGKDADIVLWDKEPLDFYASVKEIFINGEIVNIIH, encoded by the coding sequence ATGAAGCTCATTAAAAACTGCCGATTAATCGATATGGCAGGCACCTATATGGAAAAAAGAGATATGCTCATAGAAGACGGGAAAATAAAAGACATTCAGCCTGAAATTTCAAAAGAAGGCATAAGCCCTGAAAATATATACGACGCAGAAAATAACGTAGCTGTTCCGGGATTTATTGATATCCACTGCCAGGCAGGGGTAACAAGCCAGATTTACCGTTTTGAAGGAGACGACGCCAACGAGGTATCCGGCCCGATGCTCCCCCATTTAAGGGCAATAGACGCCATAGATATCCATGACGAAGGCTTTAACATGGCCCTTTTAGGCGGCGTTACAACAGTAATTGCAAGCCCGGGAACGAAGAATGTTCTTGGCGGAACCTGTACTGCGTTTAAAACCTCTGGAAAAAGCTTTAAAGAAAGAACCCTCATCGAAGAAATCGCCTTTTTTGCAGACCTTACAAGCGCCCCCAGAAATGTATACGGTAAAAAGGATATTGCGCCTAAGACCCGTATGGCCTCCGCTTCTATTTTAAGAGAAGCCCTTTTTAACGCAAAGGAATACCACAGGGCTAAAAATACCGGAAGCTTATCTAATTTCGATATGAAAATGGAGTCTCTCCAAAGAGTATTTGACGGCATGCTTCTTAAAATCCACGCAGAGCATTCTACGGATATTATAACTGCCGCAAGACTTTTAGAAGAATTTAATTTAAACGGAATCATCGTCGGAGCAAGCGATATTTTAGAGGCCCTTCCCCATCTCAATAAAGAAAATACAAAGCTTGCTATAGGCCCTGTCCTTGTAAGCATAGATGGTTACGAAAGCAGAAACAAAAGCCCTGAAACCGGCGCAAGGCTTCAAGATGAAAATATTAATTTTGCGGTTATTACAGCCCATCCATCCTATAATATTGAATATACCAACGTACAGCTTGGCTATATGAAGAAAAGGGGTATGAAGAATCCTCTTGAAGCTTCTACCATAATCCCCGCCAAAATGCTTGGTATTGACAATAGAGTAGGAAGCCTTGAAATAGGCAAAGATGCAGATATTGTATTATGGGATAAAGAACCCCTTGATTTTTATGCTTCCGTAAAAGAGATATTTATTAACGGGGAAATTGTAAATATTATTCATTAA
- a CDS encoding pyridoxamine 5'-phosphate oxidase family protein, which translates to MSNYEEGLKLIEEMFGNGKDNVISLATIAREPGANGMPRPVVRSVDAYYENGTFYVVTYGKSNKMQQIAQNSEVSVAGCLEMFTANGVGENLGWVLDPNNAEIRNKLRTAFAEWYDMANNEKDENCCILAIRLTKGTLNINHWEKLYHMDFVNKTDMENGGIF; encoded by the coding sequence ATGAGCAATTACGAAGAAGGGTTAAAATTAATTGAAGAAATGTTCGGCAACGGCAAAGACAATGTTATTTCCCTTGCTACGATTGCGCGGGAGCCGGGCGCTAACGGAATGCCTCGCCCGGTTGTCCGCAGTGTGGACGCCTATTATGAAAACGGCACATTTTATGTTGTTACATACGGAAAATCAAACAAAATGCAGCAAATCGCGCAAAACTCGGAGGTTTCGGTTGCAGGTTGCTTAGAGATGTTTACCGCTAATGGAGTAGGTGAAAATCTTGGCTGGGTGCTTGATCCAAATAATGCCGAAATAAGAAATAAACTCCGTACAGCTTTTGCCGAGTGGTACGATATGGCAAATAATGAAAAGGATGAAAATTGTTGCATTTTAGCAATCCGTCTCACTAAGGGAACATTAAACATTAACCATTGGGAAAAATTATACCATATGGATTTTGTGAATAAGACTGACATGGAAAATGGGGGCATTTTTTAA
- a CDS encoding AraC family transcriptional regulator yields MHAWEAIQKTLNHIEEHLGEEIQIEELAEIAVLSLFYYQRLFTRLVKTSVREYIKLRRLAKSITMLRDKENRIIDIAMEYGFGSHITFTRAFKETYGITPSQYRDKPVGLQNFDKPDLLLGYIVVDEGVPLISDGLVLEMNRKFLEEPMNFLGVTGYYPFKYGKMFGERTGVDAVGEIWDRFFRELPNIPHISEGRWIGVSYHGDAPDGYSSYFVGAEIKKDEKSRGFTNWQLPAREYVVCGFESENHEQMIIGLGKAMKYTRFWLKKHNLIADGFFPEMYSKSTSDITYVELWIPFKKREK; encoded by the coding sequence ATGCACGCATGGGAAGCCATACAAAAAACGCTGAACCACATCGAAGAACATCTCGGTGAAGAAATTCAAATCGAAGAACTGGCAGAAATCGCTGTACTGTCACTGTTTTATTATCAGAGATTATTCACCCGATTGGTAAAAACATCGGTTCGGGAGTATATTAAATTGCGCCGATTGGCAAAGTCTATCACTATGCTGCGTGATAAAGAAAACCGCATTATCGACATTGCAATGGAATACGGTTTTGGCAGTCATATAACTTTTACGCGAGCCTTTAAAGAAACCTATGGGATTACCCCGTCACAGTACCGAGATAAGCCTGTTGGCTTACAGAATTTTGACAAACCCGATTTATTGCTTGGTTATATTGTGGTTGATGAGGGCGTACCGCTGATTAGCGACGGATTGGTTTTGGAAATGAACCGTAAATTTCTTGAAGAACCAATGAATTTTCTTGGTGTTACAGGATATTATCCATTCAAATATGGTAAGATGTTCGGCGAAAGAACCGGCGTCGATGCGGTTGGTGAGATTTGGGACAGGTTTTTTAGGGAGCTTCCGAATATCCCGCATATCTCTGAGGGGCGCTGGATTGGTGTTTCTTATCACGGCGATGCGCCAGACGGTTATTCGAGTTATTTTGTTGGTGCGGAAATCAAAAAAGACGAGAAAAGCCGCGGCTTTACAAATTGGCAGCTGCCTGCACGAGAATATGTCGTCTGCGGCTTTGAATCGGAAAATCATGAACAGATGATAATTGGTTTGGGTAAGGCAATGAAATACACTCGGTTTTGGCTTAAAAAGCATAATCTGATTGCCGATGGATTTTTCCCTGAGATGTACAGTAAAAGTACGTCTGACATCACTTATGTAGAGTTGTGGATTCCTTTTAAGAAACGAGAAAAATAA
- a CDS encoding class I SAM-dependent methyltransferase, producing MPSFEYPKLLDVGCGPGLYAERFSKAFYEVTGIDFSKRSIAYAKSSADKQTLEITYVYQNYLEMDYKDKFHLATFIYCDYGALSTENRVVILRKIYQSLKSGGKLLLDVFSMVKYKEFQELKTWEVHEEGGFWSAEKYLSLHGHYRYSDTVTLEQTTIITDKEIREYDIWNCCFTPETLIKEAHAAGFKNIELFSDVTGKPYVESSPTIAILLEK from the coding sequence ATGCCGTCTTTCGAATATCCCAAATTACTAGACGTCGGCTGCGGGCCGGGGCTATATGCTGAAAGGTTCAGTAAAGCTTTTTATGAGGTAACAGGAATTGACTTTTCAAAGCGGTCAATAGCCTATGCAAAAAGTTCTGCTGACAAGCAAACCTTAGAAATCACGTATGTTTATCAAAATTATCTGGAAATGGATTATAAGGATAAATTTCATTTAGCCACGTTTATTTACTGTGATTATGGCGCGCTGTCAACCGAAAATAGGGTGGTGATACTAAGAAAAATATATCAGAGCCTAAAAAGCGGCGGAAAGCTTTTATTAGATGTATTTTCTATGGTGAAGTACAAGGAGTTTCAAGAATTAAAAACTTGGGAAGTTCATGAAGAAGGCGGTTTCTGGAGTGCAGAAAAATACCTTTCATTGCATGGACACTATCGATATTCCGATACTGTGACTTTAGAACAGACCACGATAATTACAGATAAAGAGATTAGGGAATATGATATATGGAATTGCTGCTTCACCCCTGAAACTTTGATAAAAGAAGCGCATGCAGCAGGATTTAAGAACATTGAATTATTTAGCGATGTTACGGGCAAGCCTTATGTGGAAAGTAGTCCAACCATTGCAATCCTTCTGGAAAAATAG